One window from the genome of Jiangella alba encodes:
- a CDS encoding acyl-CoA thioesterase — translation MPRHVTHVPLRWADMDAYGHVNNVVYLRYLQEARVDMLFVHAPKQGAEQLAEGVVVARHEISYHAPLHYRAAPVRVETWVRRVGNSSFDLGYEVLDDDGDGMRTVYAVASTVLVPYDLDDARPRRVAHEERLVLESFIELDGPEPGKAAA, via the coding sequence GTGCCGCGCCACGTGACACACGTGCCCCTGCGCTGGGCCGACATGGACGCCTACGGTCATGTCAACAACGTCGTCTACCTGCGCTACCTGCAGGAGGCGCGGGTCGACATGCTGTTCGTCCACGCCCCGAAGCAGGGCGCGGAACAGCTCGCCGAGGGCGTCGTCGTGGCGCGGCACGAGATCAGCTACCACGCGCCGCTGCACTACCGGGCCGCGCCGGTCCGCGTCGAGACGTGGGTGCGGCGGGTCGGCAACTCGTCGTTCGACCTCGGCTACGAGGTGCTCGACGACGACGGTGACGGCATGCGGACGGTGTACGCGGTGGCGTCGACGGTGCTCGTGCCGTACGACCTCGACGACGCGCGCCCGCGCCGGGTCGCGCACGAGGAGCGGCTGGTGCTCGAGTCGTTCATCGAACTCGACGGGCCGGAGCCGGGGAAGGCGGCCGCGTGA
- a CDS encoding acyl-CoA thioesterase has protein sequence MRHVYECSVRFDDLDAFGHVNNVTFAEYLQEARVDFAHRQLTSGDTAHEGSVVVHQSIDYLAPVPFRTEPLQVEVWVTRVGTTSFEVAYEVKDEATLFARATGVLVAFDVRANTPRPVSPAEREVLEHYLEPSP, from the coding sequence GTGAGACACGTCTACGAGTGCTCCGTCCGGTTCGACGACCTCGACGCGTTCGGGCACGTCAACAACGTGACGTTCGCCGAGTACCTGCAGGAGGCCCGGGTCGACTTCGCGCACCGCCAGCTCACCTCGGGCGACACGGCGCACGAGGGCTCCGTCGTCGTGCACCAGAGCATCGACTACCTCGCGCCGGTCCCGTTCCGCACCGAGCCACTGCAGGTCGAGGTGTGGGTGACGCGTGTCGGCACCACGTCGTTCGAGGTCGCGTACGAGGTGAAGGACGAGGCGACGCTGTTCGCGCGGGCCACCGGGGTGCTGGTCGCGTTCGACGTCCGCGCGAACACGCCGCGGCCGGTCAGCCCGGCCGAACGCGAGGTGCTCGAGCACTATCTCGAGCCGTCGCCATGA